Proteins encoded together in one Bacteroides ovatus window:
- a CDS encoding porin, with product MKKWIFMLLLAGSIQGIYAQKTEKKEKFNPNTPLFEELTDVKKKTDKFNLYLNMQGSFDAHFQNGFQEGDFNMHQLRIEAKGNINNWLSYRYRQRLNRSNDANGMIDNLPTSIDYAGIGIKLNDQFSLFAGKQCAAYGGIEFDLNPIDIYQYSDMIDYMSNFMTGLNVGYNITPEQQLNLQILNSRNSSFDNTYGITEDAEGNLPDLKSGKMPLVYTLNWNGNFNNVFKTRWSASVMNEAKSHNMYYYALGNELNLGKWNAFVDFMYSKEDIDRKGIITSIVGRPGGHNAFDANYLSVVAKCNYRFLPKWNVFVKGMYETASVGKASEGIEKGNYRTSWGYLGGIEYYPMETNLHFFVTYVGRSYDFTSRAKVLGQENYSTNRISVGFIWQMPVF from the coding sequence ATGAAAAAATGGATATTCATGCTGCTCCTCGCGGGTAGCATACAGGGAATATATGCTCAAAAAACAGAGAAAAAGGAGAAATTCAATCCGAACACTCCCCTGTTTGAAGAGCTGACAGACGTGAAAAAGAAAACAGATAAATTCAATCTTTATCTGAATATGCAAGGGAGCTTTGACGCTCATTTCCAGAATGGTTTTCAGGAGGGTGACTTTAATATGCACCAGCTTCGTATCGAAGCCAAAGGAAATATCAACAACTGGCTGTCTTACCGCTATCGTCAGCGCCTCAACCGCTCGAACGATGCAAACGGCATGATTGATAATCTCCCGACTTCTATCGACTATGCCGGAATCGGTATCAAGCTGAATGACCAGTTTAGTCTTTTTGCAGGAAAGCAATGTGCCGCATACGGTGGTATCGAGTTCGACCTGAATCCGATTGACATCTATCAATACAGTGATATGATTGATTACATGAGTAATTTCATGACCGGATTGAATGTGGGTTATAACATTACTCCCGAACAGCAGCTTAACTTGCAGATATTGAACAGCCGCAACAGTTCTTTCGATAATACTTACGGAATCACAGAGGATGCCGAAGGCAATCTCCCCGATCTGAAATCGGGCAAAATGCCACTGGTTTATACATTGAACTGGAACGGTAATTTCAATAATGTATTTAAAACCCGTTGGTCGGCTTCTGTTATGAACGAGGCCAAAAGTCACAATATGTATTATTATGCTTTAGGTAACGAGTTAAATCTTGGAAAATGGAATGCTTTTGTCGATTTCATGTATTCAAAAGAGGATATTGACCGCAAGGGAATCATTACCAGTATCGTAGGTCGTCCGGGCGGTCATAATGCTTTTGATGCGAACTATCTTTCGGTTGTTGCCAAATGTAATTACCGCTTTCTTCCGAAATGGAATGTTTTTGTGAAGGGTATGTACGAGACGGCTTCCGTAGGCAAGGCGTCCGAGGGAATAGAGAAGGGAAATTACCGTACTTCCTGGGGATATCTGGGCGGTATCGAATATTACCCGATGGAAACCAATCTGCACTTCTTTGTTACCTATGTAGGACGTTCGTATGATTTCACTTCCCGCGCCAAGGTGCTGGGACAGGAGAATTACAGTACTAACCGTATTTCTGTAGGATTTATCTGGCAGATGCCTGTATTCTAA
- a CDS encoding cob(I)yrinic acid a,c-diamide adenosyltransferase: MKKSLVYTKTGDKGTTSLVGGSRVPKTHIRLEAYGTVDELNSHLGWLNTYLQDESDRDFILSIQHKLFAIGSHLATDQEKTQLKAASIITPENVENIEREIDRLDEQLPELCAFIIPGGSRGAAVCHVCRTICRRAERRILALSETCTISPEVLAFVNRLSDYLFVLSRKINFDEQNNEIFWDNSWK, from the coding sequence ATGAAAAAGAGCCTTGTATATACAAAGACCGGAGATAAAGGAACTACCAGTCTTGTCGGCGGAAGTCGCGTTCCAAAGACCCATATCCGTCTGGAAGCTTACGGAACTGTGGATGAACTAAATTCTCATCTAGGATGGTTGAATACCTATCTGCAGGATGAATCAGACCGTGATTTCATTTTGAGTATTCAGCATAAGCTATTTGCCATCGGTTCACATCTGGCCACCGACCAGGAAAAAACGCAACTGAAGGCTGCCAGCATCATAACTCCTGAAAACGTGGAGAATATTGAGCGGGAGATTGATAGGCTGGACGAACAACTGCCCGAACTTTGCGCTTTCATCATTCCCGGCGGGAGTCGTGGAGCAGCCGTTTGTCATGTTTGCCGTACTATTTGCAGGAGAGCCGAGAGACGTATTCTGGCTTTATCCGAAACTTGTACAATTTCTCCCGAAGTATTAGCATTTGTCAACAGATTATCAGATTATTTGTTTGTATTATCCCGAAAAATTAATTTTGATGAGCAAAATAATGAAATATTTTGGGATAATAGTTGGAAATGA
- the aspA gene encoding aspartate ammonia-lyase, whose amino-acid sequence MEQNLSKKTRTESDLIGSREVPESALYGVQTLRGIENFRISKFHLNEYPLFIQALAITKMGATIANRELDLLTEEQADAILRACKEILEGKHHEQFPVDMIQGGAGTTTNMNANEVIANRALELMGHQRGEYQFCSPNDHVNRSQSTNDAYPTAIHIGLYYTHLKLVKHLEVLIESFRKKANEFAHVIKMGRTQLEDAVPMTLGQTFNGFASILSHEIKNLDFAAQDFLAVNMGATAIGTGITAEPEYAEKCIAALRKITGLDIKLADDLVGATSDTSCMVGYSGVMRRIAVKMNKICNDLRLLASGPRCGLGEINLPAMQPGSSIMPGKVNPVIPEVMNQVAYKVIGNDLCVAMSGEAAQMELNAMEPVMAQCCFESADLLMNGFDTLRTLCIDGITANEEKCRRDVHNSIGVVTALNPVIGYKNSTKIAKEALETGKGVYELVLEHNILSKEDLDTILKPENMIKPVKLDIHPNR is encoded by the coding sequence ATGGAACAAAATTTATCAAAAAAAACTCGTACAGAGAGTGACCTGATAGGTAGTCGTGAAGTGCCGGAAAGTGCACTCTATGGAGTACAGACACTCCGTGGCATTGAAAACTTTCGCATCAGCAAGTTTCATTTGAATGAATATCCTTTATTCATTCAGGCATTGGCCATTACGAAGATGGGAGCCACCATTGCCAACCGTGAACTGGACTTATTAACTGAAGAACAAGCGGATGCTATCTTGAGAGCCTGTAAAGAAATACTCGAAGGAAAGCATCACGAGCAGTTCCCCGTAGATATGATTCAGGGAGGAGCCGGTACGACCACTAACATGAATGCCAATGAAGTGATTGCCAACCGGGCATTGGAACTGATGGGGCATCAGCGGGGAGAATATCAATTCTGTTCGCCTAACGATCACGTCAACCGTTCACAATCTACCAACGATGCTTATCCTACAGCCATTCACATTGGACTGTATTATACTCATTTGAAATTGGTTAAGCATTTGGAGGTTCTGATCGAGTCTTTCCGGAAGAAAGCGAATGAGTTTGCACATGTCATCAAAATGGGGCGTACCCAATTGGAAGATGCCGTACCGATGACTCTTGGGCAAACCTTTAATGGCTTTGCAAGTATTTTGTCACATGAAATAAAGAACCTTGATTTTGCTGCACAGGATTTTCTGGCAGTCAATATGGGAGCAACAGCCATCGGAACAGGAATCACCGCCGAACCGGAATATGCGGAGAAGTGCATTGCCGCTTTGCGCAAGATTACGGGATTGGATATCAAACTGGCAGACGATTTGGTGGGAGCTACTTCGGACACTTCCTGCATGGTAGGTTATTCGGGAGTGATGAGGCGTATTGCTGTTAAAATGAATAAGATATGTAACGACTTGCGGTTGCTGGCTTCCGGTCCGCGTTGTGGATTGGGAGAAATCAATCTGCCGGCAATGCAGCCGGGCTCATCCATCATGCCCGGAAAAGTGAATCCGGTGATTCCTGAAGTGATGAACCAGGTGGCCTACAAGGTAATAGGAAATGACCTTTGTGTGGCCATGAGCGGTGAAGCAGCTCAAATGGAACTGAATGCAATGGAGCCGGTGATGGCACAATGCTGTTTCGAGTCCGCCGATTTACTGATGAATGGTTTTGACACTTTGCGCACCTTATGCATCGACGGCATTACGGCTAATGAAGAAAAATGCCGGAGAGATGTGCATAACAGCATTGGAGTAGTGACAGCCCTGAATCCGGTGATCGGATATAAGAACTCTACCAAAATAGCCAAAGAAGCATTGGAAACCGGGAAGGGAGTTTATGAACTTGTTTTGGAACATAACATTCTTTCCAAAGAAGACTTGGATACTATCTTAAAACCTGAAAATATGATAAAACCGGTGAAGTTGGACATTCACCCGAATCGTTGA
- the ansB gene encoding L-asparaginase 2 — MKQFKSFGLVVVTLLFSVTMAFAAKPNIHILATGGTIAGTGSSATGTSYTAGQVAIGALLDAVPEIKDIANVTGEQIVKIGSQDMNDQVWLTLAKKINELLKRPDIDGIVITHGTDTMEETAYFLNLTVKSDKPVVLVGAMRPSTALSADGPLNLYNAVVTAAAKESKDKGVLVAMNGLILGAQSTVKMNTVDVQTFQAPNSGALGYVLNGKVFYNQVTLKKHTTQSVFDVTHLNALPKVGIVYSYSNIEADMVTPMLSNGYKGIIHAGVGNGNIHQNIFPVLTDARQKGILVVRSSRVPTGPTTLDAEVDDAKYQFVASQELNPQKSRVLLMLALTKTTDWKQIQQYFNEY, encoded by the coding sequence ATGAAACAATTCAAAAGCTTTGGACTGGTAGTAGTCACACTACTGTTTTCCGTAACTATGGCATTCGCCGCAAAACCGAATATTCATATTCTTGCTACGGGAGGAACCATCGCGGGTACGGGAAGCTCGGCTACCGGAACCAGTTATACGGCAGGACAAGTTGCCATCGGTGCACTGCTCGACGCTGTGCCTGAAATTAAAGACATCGCCAACGTAACCGGAGAACAGATTGTCAAAATCGGTTCGCAGGACATGAACGACCAGGTTTGGTTGACGCTTGCCAAGAAAATCAATGAACTACTGAAACGCCCGGACATTGACGGCATCGTGATTACTCACGGAACAGACACCATGGAGGAAACTGCTTACTTCCTGAATCTGACTGTCAAGAGTGACAAACCGGTGGTATTAGTAGGCGCCATGCGTCCGTCTACCGCTCTAAGTGCCGACGGCCCGTTGAACCTTTACAATGCCGTTGTTACCGCAGCCGCAAAAGAATCGAAAGACAAAGGGGTATTGGTTGCCATGAACGGCCTGATCCTCGGAGCGCAGAGCACGGTTAAAATGAATACGGTCGACGTACAAACTTTCCAGGCTCCCAACTCCGGCGCACTGGGTTATGTACTGAACGGAAAAGTGTTCTACAACCAAGTAACGCTAAAAAAACATACTACCCAGTCCGTTTTTGATGTCACTCATCTGAACGCGCTTCCTAAAGTAGGTATCGTGTACAGCTATTCCAACATTGAGGCCGATATGGTAACTCCGATGCTTAGCAACGGGTACAAAGGCATCATCCACGCAGGAGTAGGAAACGGAAATATTCACCAGAACATCTTCCCGGTACTGACGGATGCCCGCCAAAAAGGTATTCTTGTCGTTCGTTCTTCCCGTGTCCCGACCGGACCTACCACACTGGATGCAGAGGTGGACGACGCCAAATATCAGTTTGTGGCTTCGCAGGAACTGAACCCGCAGAAATCTCGTGTTTTGTTAATGCTTGCACTAACAAAAACTACAGACTGGAAACAGATTCAGCAATATTTCAACGAATACTAA
- a CDS encoding IS1182-like element ISBf3 family transposase, giving the protein MAKLHFRPYIPNQTVLFPQRIDENIAATDPVRIVNAVIDNLNLESFKKLYKETGRCPYHPKMMLKVIIYAYMNNIYSCRKIEKHLLRDIHYIWLAGNEHPDFITINRFRNRVKEEINNVFTQLVLVLADKGFISLDVEYIDGTKIESKANKYTFVWRKTVERNRTRLMDKIRILLEQVDEAIAQENSIKDTSVEFTPCRLSDIVDELKEALERQPATKDKEEKKALRKKKKQVMELEGYRDKLIEYDNHLDTLGERNSYSKTDPGATFMRMKEDAMKNGQTKPGYNLQIGTENQFITDFRLFPNPTDTLTLIPFFHSFQYRYNRLPNICVADSGYGSEENYRFMQENGIEAFIKYNYFHKEQRPRYTPNPFHAESLHYNAQEDYYVCPMGQHMNRIGTKRDKTASGYIIESARYKAKRCEGCPLRGSCFKARGNRIIEVNHRLNQYKRQARERLLSEEGIKHRGRRCIEPEAVFGQMKYNMAYRRFRHVGEDKVTMDFAFFAIAFNIKKMCAKLIKEGKGLITVAKYMFMGLFITRYNWNIATCCQMHEEKAA; this is encoded by the coding sequence ATGGCAAAGTTACATTTTCGTCCTTACATTCCCAACCAAACCGTTCTTTTTCCACAAAGAATTGATGAAAACATAGCTGCGACCGACCCGGTCCGCATCGTGAATGCTGTTATTGACAATCTCAATCTTGAGAGTTTCAAGAAGCTTTATAAGGAAACGGGCCGTTGTCCTTATCATCCTAAAATGATGCTTAAGGTGATAATCTACGCCTACATGAATAATATCTATTCTTGCCGTAAAATAGAGAAGCACCTCCTTCGTGACATTCATTATATTTGGCTTGCCGGTAATGAGCATCCGGATTTTATCACGATCAACCGTTTTCGTAACCGTGTAAAGGAGGAAATAAATAATGTATTTACCCAGTTGGTTCTTGTCCTTGCCGATAAAGGTTTCATCAGCCTTGATGTGGAGTATATCGACGGCACCAAGATTGAATCCAAAGCCAACAAATATACTTTTGTCTGGCGCAAGACAGTCGAACGGAACCGTACGAGACTAATGGATAAAATCCGTATTCTCTTGGAACAGGTGGATGAAGCCATTGCACAGGAGAACTCTATAAAAGACACATCCGTGGAGTTTACTCCCTGCAGGCTCTCTGACATAGTGGATGAACTTAAAGAAGCCCTGGAACGCCAGCCTGCAACAAAGGATAAGGAAGAAAAGAAAGCCCTGCGCAAAAAGAAGAAGCAGGTCATGGAACTTGAAGGGTATCGTGACAAGCTGATAGAATACGACAATCACCTTGATACCCTTGGAGAACGTAACTCCTATTCCAAGACCGATCCTGGTGCCACATTCATGCGCATGAAAGAAGATGCCATGAAGAACGGGCAGACCAAACCCGGATATAATCTGCAAATAGGTACTGAAAACCAATTCATCACAGACTTCCGTCTGTTTCCCAACCCTACCGATACACTGACCCTCATACCTTTTTTCCACTCTTTCCAGTACCGCTATAACCGTTTACCGAATATCTGTGTGGCAGACTCCGGTTACGGTTCGGAAGAAAATTACCGGTTCATGCAGGAGAATGGGATAGAAGCCTTCATCAAGTATAATTACTTCCATAAAGAACAGCGTCCTCGTTATACTCCCAACCCATTCCATGCCGAAAGTCTCCATTACAATGCCCAAGAGGATTATTACGTTTGTCCTATGGGACAGCACATGAACCGTATAGGAACCAAACGTGACAAGACAGCGAGCGGATACATCATCGAAAGTGCCCGGTATAAAGCAAAAAGATGCGAAGGTTGCCCTTTGCGTGGCAGTTGTTTTAAAGCTCGGGGGAACCGTATTATAGAAGTCAACCACCGATTAAATCAATACAAACGGCAGGCACGGGAAAGGTTGCTCTCAGAAGAAGGTATCAAGCATAGAGGCAGGAGGTGTATAGAACCAGAGGCTGTGTTTGGACAAATGAAATACAACATGGCATACAGAAGATTCCGGCATGTGGGAGAAGACAAGGTTACAATGGACTTTGCTTTCTTTGCTATAGCCTTTAATATCAAAAAAATGTGTGCTAAACTGATAAAAGAAGGAAAGGGGCTCATTACAGTTGCCAAATATATGTTTATGGGACTATTTATAACCCGATATAATTGGAATATAGCAACTTGTTGCCAAATGCATGAGGAAAAAGCAGCATAG
- a CDS encoding RNA polymerase sigma factor: MNKQKGHEGDVERLIEEHQPQLKAFIHRRVSSKEDAEDILQDVFYQLVKAVSNTLNPIEQVTSWLYRVTRNTIINKGKKKSEEEWPVSAYAEEESVLSEFSEVLFANDDLAPSPETEYMRSLVWQELEAALGELPAEQRTVFELMELEGLSVKEVAEATGASANTVLSRKHYAVKHLRKRLEGLYNDILTY, from the coding sequence ATGAATAAGCAAAAAGGGCACGAAGGCGATGTGGAGCGGCTGATCGAAGAACATCAGCCGCAACTGAAAGCCTTTATCCACCGGAGGGTTTCCAGTAAGGAAGATGCGGAAGATATTCTACAGGATGTATTTTATCAGTTGGTAAAAGCGGTCAGCAACACTTTGAATCCGATTGAGCAGGTGACGTCGTGGCTTTACAGAGTGACACGAAACACGATTATCAATAAGGGAAAAAAGAAAAGTGAAGAAGAATGGCCTGTTTCTGCCTACGCAGAGGAAGAAAGCGTCTTGAGTGAATTTTCGGAAGTGTTGTTTGCCAATGATGATCTGGCTCCTTCGCCTGAAACGGAATATATGCGTTCGCTGGTATGGCAGGAGTTGGAAGCAGCTCTTGGTGAATTGCCTGCCGAACAGCGGACGGTTTTCGAACTGATGGAGCTGGAAGGACTTTCTGTAAAAGAGGTAGCCGAAGCGACCGGTGCTTCTGCAAATACGGTGCTTTCGCGCAAACATTATGCCGTCAAGCATTTGCGCAAACGATTGGAAGGACTGTATAACGATATTCTTACTTACTGA
- a CDS encoding outer membrane beta-barrel family protein: MEYATVALLSVPDSALVGGAVTDSKGVFKITAQDAGPYLLSVSFVGYKKFVQRVASSVEENITLIPDDLMLDEVVITQRLPQFRLDNGGLTTKVENTILSKAGTAMNVVGLLPGVLKKQDGTLEVLGKGVPLIYINNRKVRNLDELDRLNSENIKQVELITNPGAEYGASVGAVLKLKTTGNKNDGFGVGVRSVVDYAHKVGNNDQINMEYHRKGLDVFGAFQYRLEHLKETGESVQDTYVDASWQQKAQTTDLGRNISYFSQIGFNYEINEKHSLGATYELTSAPRNKMNNDNRTEVYGGQALYDVWNTYTFAIEKEYPSHHSNVYYHGEVNSLEMDLNVDVLAGKNKEEEHISELSRNYDDFYITTLSRTDNKLYAGKLVLSYPLAGGRISGGSEYSYTHRTSDFSGFGDEIEGTSDKIREKNLAFFLDCVYRLGGVNASAGLRYEDVYYDFYENSLYQSDESKHYRNLFPSLSLEGAMGQVQWALGYHIQVARPHYEQLKNAIHYGNRFTYLGGAPNLQPTYIHAAEMRAIYRDLQLSVGYNRYNDDILFSIEQITSDPKISLIKFRNVDHRDEMTASLVFAPSIGCWKPEWTASLNSQWFKIGYLNEMKNMSGTTFGIRWNNSFQLPAGYIFRLNGEYTGKGVYQNCYTRPVSCLSTSIYKSFFNGRVDCLLEGNDLFHSMRDANTQYDDRVKMFRETKRNTQEVKLTVHYKFNLQKSKYKGTGAGLGEQQRL, encoded by the coding sequence GTGGAGTATGCCACGGTTGCACTATTGTCCGTGCCGGATTCTGCGCTTGTGGGCGGAGCTGTGACGGATAGCAAAGGTGTGTTTAAAATAACGGCACAGGATGCCGGGCCTTATTTGTTGTCCGTGTCTTTTGTGGGCTATAAGAAGTTCGTTCAGAGGGTTGCGTCTTCTGTGGAGGAAAATATCACGCTGATTCCTGATGATTTGATGTTGGATGAGGTGGTGATTACGCAGCGTCTTCCCCAGTTCCGGTTGGATAATGGAGGATTGACTACGAAAGTGGAGAATACAATATTAAGTAAGGCAGGTACTGCCATGAACGTAGTCGGGCTTTTGCCGGGAGTGTTGAAGAAGCAGGATGGCACGTTGGAAGTGTTGGGAAAAGGCGTTCCGCTTATCTATATCAATAACAGGAAAGTCCGCAACTTGGACGAACTCGACCGTTTGAACTCTGAAAATATCAAGCAGGTTGAACTGATAACCAATCCCGGAGCGGAATATGGAGCATCGGTAGGAGCTGTCCTGAAATTGAAAACAACCGGGAATAAAAACGATGGCTTTGGAGTGGGAGTGCGCTCGGTAGTGGATTATGCGCATAAGGTAGGAAACAACGATCAGATCAATATGGAATATCACCGGAAGGGACTGGATGTGTTCGGAGCTTTCCAATATCGTTTGGAGCATCTCAAGGAAACGGGAGAATCGGTACAAGATACGTATGTGGATGCTTCGTGGCAGCAGAAAGCTCAAACAACGGATTTAGGAAGAAATATCAGTTATTTCAGTCAGATAGGATTTAATTATGAAATAAATGAAAAACACTCTCTGGGCGCTACTTATGAATTGACTTCTGCCCCACGCAATAAAATGAACAATGACAACCGGACGGAGGTCTATGGCGGGCAAGCATTATACGATGTGTGGAATACGTATACCTTTGCGATTGAGAAAGAATATCCCAGCCATCATTCCAATGTATATTATCATGGAGAGGTGAACAGTCTGGAAATGGATTTGAATGTAGATGTATTGGCTGGCAAGAATAAGGAAGAGGAGCATATTAGCGAATTGAGCCGCAATTATGATGATTTCTACATAACGACTCTTAGCAGAACCGATAATAAGTTGTATGCCGGAAAGTTAGTTTTATCTTATCCGCTGGCAGGTGGAAGAATTTCCGGAGGCAGTGAATATAGTTATACGCATCGCACCAGCGACTTTTCGGGGTTCGGTGATGAAATAGAGGGAACCAGTGATAAAATCAGAGAGAAGAATCTGGCTTTTTTTCTTGATTGTGTTTATCGTTTGGGTGGTGTAAATGCTTCGGCAGGACTTCGTTATGAAGATGTGTATTATGATTTCTATGAAAACAGTCTTTATCAGTCGGATGAGAGCAAACACTATCGCAACCTGTTTCCATCCTTGTCACTGGAAGGGGCGATGGGGCAGGTGCAGTGGGCATTGGGGTATCATATTCAGGTTGCCCGCCCTCATTATGAACAGTTGAAAAATGCCATTCATTACGGGAACCGGTTTACCTATCTGGGAGGAGCTCCTAATTTGCAACCTACCTATATTCATGCGGCAGAGATGCGGGCTATCTATCGGGATCTGCAACTCTCCGTCGGCTACAATCGGTATAATGATGATATCCTGTTTTCTATCGAACAGATCACTTCCGATCCGAAAATCTCTCTTATTAAGTTTCGCAATGTCGACCATCGGGATGAAATGACTGCTTCTCTGGTCTTTGCTCCAAGTATCGGATGCTGGAAACCGGAGTGGACGGCTTCCCTCAACTCTCAATGGTTCAAAATCGGTTATTTGAATGAAATGAAGAATATGAGCGGAACGACATTCGGGATCCGGTGGAATAATTCATTTCAATTGCCTGCCGGATATATATTTCGCTTGAATGGTGAATATACAGGCAAGGGAGTGTATCAGAACTGTTATACAAGGCCCGTTAGTTGCTTGAGCACAAGTATCTATAAATCGTTTTTCAACGGACGTGTGGACTGCTTGCTGGAGGGGAACGACTTGTTTCATTCGATGAGGGATGCTAATACTCAATATGACGACCGGGTTAAAATGTTCCGGGAGACAAAGCGGAATACGCAGGAAGTGAAACTGACTGTTCACTATAAGTTTAATTTGCAGAAAAGTAAATATAAAGGTACGGGAGCAGGATTGGGTGAACAACAACGACTTTGA
- a CDS encoding DUF2795 domain-containing protein, with protein sequence MYWTLELASKLEDAPWPATKDELIDYAMRSGAPLEVIENLQEMEDEGEIYESIEDIWPDYPSKEDFFFNEEEY encoded by the coding sequence ATGTATTGGACATTGGAACTTGCATCAAAACTTGAAGATGCTCCCTGGCCGGCAACCAAGGACGAATTGATTGATTATGCCATGCGTTCGGGTGCTCCTCTTGAAGTTATTGAGAATCTCCAGGAGATGGAAGATGAGGGCGAAATCTATGAGAGTATCGAAGATATTTGGCCGGATTATCCTAGTAAGGAGGATTTCTTCTTTAACGAGGAAGAGTATTGA
- a CDS encoding anaerobic C4-dicarboxylate transporter family protein, which produces MILQLAFVLTAIIIGARLGGIGLGVMGGVGLAILTFVFGLQPTAPPIDVMLMIAAVISAASCMQAAGGLDYMVKLAEHLLRKNPSHVTLLSPLVTYLFTFVAGTGHVAYSVLPVIAEVATETKIRPERPLGIAVIASQQAITASPISAATVALLGLLAGFDITLFDILKITIPATIIGVLVGALFSMRIGKELVEDPEYQKRLKEGLFNNKKVEIKNVKNKRSAMISVIIFILATAFIVLFGSFEGMRPSFLIDGEIVTLGMSSIIEIVMLSAAAIILLVTKTDGIKATQGSVFPAGMQAVIAIFGIAWMGDTFLQGNMGQLTLSIQGIVQQMPWLFGVALFVMSILLYSQAATVRALVPLGIALGISPYMLIALFPAVNGYFFIPNYPTVVAAINFDRTGTTKIGKYVLNHSFMMPGLVSTVVAIALGLLFIQIF; this is translated from the coding sequence ATGATATTACAATTAGCATTTGTTCTGACAGCCATTATTATTGGCGCACGCCTGGGAGGTATCGGACTTGGCGTAATGGGAGGCGTAGGGTTGGCAATACTCACGTTCGTTTTTGGTTTACAACCCACTGCGCCTCCCATCGACGTTATGTTAATGATTGCCGCCGTAATCTCTGCCGCTTCCTGTATGCAGGCAGCCGGAGGTTTGGACTATATGGTGAAACTGGCAGAACATTTGCTTCGTAAAAATCCTTCACACGTCACTCTGCTTAGTCCGCTGGTGACTTACCTCTTTACTTTTGTAGCCGGAACCGGACACGTGGCTTATTCCGTACTGCCGGTGATTGCAGAGGTTGCCACCGAAACAAAAATCCGTCCGGAACGTCCGTTGGGTATTGCCGTCATCGCTTCCCAGCAGGCCATTACAGCAAGTCCGATCTCTGCCGCTACCGTGGCACTTCTCGGACTTTTAGCCGGATTCGACATTACCCTGTTCGACATTCTCAAAATTACGATTCCCGCCACCATCATCGGAGTGTTGGTAGGCGCCTTGTTTTCCATGAGAATCGGTAAGGAACTGGTGGAAGATCCCGAATATCAGAAGAGATTGAAAGAAGGTTTATTCAACAATAAAAAGGTGGAGATTAAAAATGTCAAGAACAAACGTTCGGCAATGATTTCCGTTATCATCTTTATATTGGCAACTGCTTTTATCGTGCTTTTCGGTTCTTTTGAAGGAATGCGCCCCAGTTTCCTGATTGATGGGGAAATTGTCACCTTGGGAATGTCTTCTATCATCGAAATCGTGATGTTGTCGGCTGCCGCAATTATCCTGTTAGTAACGAAGACGGACGGGATCAAGGCAACGCAAGGTTCTGTATTTCCGGCAGGTATGCAGGCGGTGATTGCCATCTTCGGTATTGCCTGGATGGGAGATACCTTTCTTCAGGGAAATATGGGACAGTTGACTCTCTCTATCCAGGGAATTGTGCAACAAATGCCGTGGTTGTTCGGTGTCGCCCTGTTTGTGATGTCTATCCTGCTATATAGCCAGGCTGCCACTGTACGGGCACTCGTCCCTCTGGGCATTGCGTTGGGGATTTCTCCTTATATGCTGATCGCTTTATTCCCGGCCGTGAACGGATATTTCTTTATTCCGAATTATCCTACCGTGGTGGCTGCAATTAATTTCGACCGTACCGGGACAACAAAAATCGGCAAATATGTGTTGAATCATTCGTTCATGATGCCCGGTCTGGTATCGACCGTTGTGGCTATTGCACTAGGTTTGCTTTTTATACAAATATTCTAA